One Paracoccaceae bacterium genomic region harbors:
- a CDS encoding shikimate kinase — translation MARLKKTVVLVGMMGAGKTAVGTALARLLHVPFLDSDDEIVRAANRTIPEIFEREGEPFFRDKEAQVIGRLLRGPPCILSTGGGAFMSERNRQQVAEHGVSVWLRADLPLLWSRVRHKTNRPLLRTADPQATLAALLAQRGPVYALADVVVDAEAGLPVEAMARKVLAALNARADVTEAGA, via the coding sequence ATGGCTCGGTTGAAGAAAACCGTTGTTCTGGTGGGCATGATGGGCGCTGGCAAGACCGCCGTCGGCACCGCCCTGGCGCGGCTTCTGCACGTGCCGTTCCTTGATTCGGACGACGAGATCGTGCGTGCCGCGAACCGCACCATTCCCGAGATCTTCGAACGCGAGGGCGAACCCTTCTTTCGCGACAAGGAAGCGCAGGTGATCGGAAGGTTGCTGCGCGGGCCGCCCTGCATCCTGTCCACCGGGGGCGGGGCCTTCATGTCGGAACGCAACCGGCAGCAGGTCGCGGAACATGGCGTGTCGGTGTGGCTGCGCGCCGACCTGCCGCTGCTGTGGTCGCGGGTGCGGCACAAGACGAACCGGCCGCTGTTGCGCACCGCCGATCCGCAGGCCACGCTGGCCGCCCTTCTGGCGCAGCGCGGGCCGGTCTATGCGCTGGCCGATGTGGTCGTGGATGCCGAGGCCGGCCTTCCGGTCGAGGCGATGGCGCGCAAGGTTCTGGCGGCCCTGAACGCGCGCGCGGATGTGACGGAGGCGGGGGCATGA
- a CDS encoding elongation factor P, translating into MVDFVDGTAFNFEQGQRARKLFAAVVLAALDDAIADDKKYGNGPEQIARWARSKDGREVLSCAGIDPNERVVKGLMEFVSKGVRTSVALSREESERRHALEQAEAA; encoded by the coding sequence ATGGTCGATTTCGTGGATGGTACCGCGTTCAACTTCGAACAGGGGCAGCGTGCGCGCAAGCTTTTTGCGGCCGTTGTGCTGGCTGCGCTGGATGATGCGATTGCCGATGACAAGAAATACGGCAATGGCCCCGAGCAGATCGCCCGTTGGGCACGTTCGAAGGACGGGCGCGAGGTTCTGTCCTGCGCCGGGATCGACCCGAATGAGCGTGTCGTGAAGGGGCTGATGGAATTCGTGTCCAAGGGCGTGCGCACCTCGGTCGCCCTGTCGCGCGAGGAAAGCGAACGGCGCCACGCCCTGGAGCAGGCCGAGGCGGCCTGA
- a CDS encoding TolC family outer membrane protein, which translates to MRALAVAAFAALSAVPAGAETLADALISAYRNSNLLEQNRAVLRAADEDAAQALAALRPVLRASGGLGYSNQRTDQLQASLDFQAQITIFDSGSNALALESARESVLATRQSLVNLEQQVLLSAVRAYVGVRLQADIVALREANLRLITQELRAAQDRFEVGEITRTDVAQAEARLAASRSELVGAQGDLAIAREGYLLAVGREPGRLSPVPRLPRTADSLAAAKRVAQAGHPLIRQAQHQVTISELGIARSKAAMGPTITGTVTQSYRDVGKPSLSGGLTVNQTLYAGGQLSSLYRQSLARRDQARAGLHQTVAEVGLGVGEAWANVAVANASIEASDRQIRAAQTAFEGVREEARLGARTTLDVLDAEQDLLLARTNRVSAEATRVIQVYTLLAAMGLLTADHLGLGIPTYDPAAYYNAVKNAPATSAQGRKLDRVLEAIGKTR; encoded by the coding sequence CTGCGCGCTCTGGCAGTTGCGGCCTTTGCGGCGCTGTCGGCCGTGCCCGCCGGGGCAGAGACCTTGGCCGATGCGCTGATCTCGGCCTATCGCAACTCCAATCTCCTTGAACAGAATCGCGCGGTGCTGCGCGCCGCCGACGAGGATGCCGCACAGGCTCTTGCCGCGCTGCGACCCGTTCTGCGCGCCTCGGGCGGTCTCGGCTATTCGAACCAACGCACCGACCAGTTGCAGGCAAGCCTCGATTTCCAGGCGCAGATCACGATCTTCGATTCGGGGTCGAACGCCCTTGCGCTGGAGTCCGCGCGTGAATCCGTGCTTGCGACCCGCCAGTCGCTTGTGAACCTGGAACAGCAGGTCCTGCTGTCGGCGGTGCGCGCCTATGTCGGCGTGCGTCTGCAGGCCGACATCGTGGCCCTGCGCGAGGCGAACCTGCGCCTGATCACGCAGGAACTGCGCGCTGCCCAGGACCGGTTCGAAGTGGGCGAGATCACCCGCACGGATGTCGCGCAGGCCGAGGCCCGGCTTGCTGCGTCGCGGTCGGAACTGGTGGGCGCGCAGGGCGATCTTGCCATCGCGCGCGAGGGCTATCTGCTGGCCGTCGGACGGGAACCGGGGCGGCTTTCGCCGGTGCCGCGCCTGCCGCGGACGGCCGACAGCCTTGCCGCCGCCAAGCGCGTTGCGCAGGCCGGTCACCCGCTGATCCGGCAGGCACAGCATCAGGTGACGATTTCGGAACTCGGCATCGCGCGATCGAAGGCTGCCATGGGCCCCACGATCACCGGCACCGTCACGCAGAGCTATCGTGACGTCGGCAAGCCGTCGCTGTCCGGCGGGCTGACAGTCAACCAGACCCTCTATGCGGGCGGGCAGTTGTCGTCGCTCTATCGCCAGTCGCTGGCGCGTCGTGACCAGGCACGGGCAGGTCTGCATCAGACCGTTGCAGAGGTAGGCCTGGGCGTGGGCGAGGCCTGGGCGAACGTGGCCGTGGCGAATGCCTCGATCGAGGCGTCCGACCGCCAGATCCGCGCCGCGCAGACGGCCTTCGAAGGTGTGCGGGAAGAGGCGCGGCTGGGCGCACGCACGACGCTCGACGTGCTGGATGCAGAGCAGGACTTGCTGCTGGCCCGGACCAACCGGGTCTCGGCGGAGGCGACGCGGGTCATCCAGGTCTACACGCTGCTGGCGGCGATGGGCCTGCTGACGGCGGATCACCTGGGGCTTGGCATTCCGACCTATGATCCTGCGGCGTACTACAACGCGGTCAAGAATGCGCCCGCCACGTCGGCGCAGGGCCGAAAGCTCGACCGGGTTCTGGAAGCCATCGGCAAGACGCGCTGA
- a CDS encoding FAD-dependent oxidoreductase has product MPTTRQTPDLPAATGGVSFWYADIGGPPARRAPLAGDAKVDVCIVGAGYTGLWTAFYLHRARPDWTILVVEREFAGFGASGRNGGWLTGGFAWHHDRYVTGGATAAQVRAMVAAMGGTVDEVIDVAEAEGIDADIRRTDELMVAVSPAQAVRLQAEVAHRQSWGEDRVTAIGSRETAARVNIPGALGAMVVGGVARVQPAKLVRGLAAAVERRGIRIAEGTAALSIRPGRVETDRGTVTARVILRATEGFTAGLPGCRRDWLPLNSAQIVTDPLPPEVWAQIGWQGNEILGDFANAYCYCQRTREGRITVGGRGVPYRFGSATDTGGAPDDETVRRLVRILRRHFPAARDVGVAHAWCGVLAVPRDWCATVGFDPATGLGWAGGYVGVGVSTSNLAGRTLADLAVGADTALTRLPWVNHRVRRWEPEPLRWLGVRGMYALLNAADRREMRPGATRPSRLGALGNWITGR; this is encoded by the coding sequence ATGCCCACCACCCGTCAGACACCCGACCTGCCAGCAGCCACGGGGGGCGTCTCGTTCTGGTATGCCGATATCGGCGGGCCGCCTGCCCGCCGCGCGCCGCTGGCGGGCGACGCCAAGGTCGATGTCTGCATCGTGGGGGCAGGATACACCGGCCTCTGGACTGCCTTCTACCTCCATCGCGCACGGCCGGACTGGACGATCCTGGTCGTGGAACGGGAATTCGCCGGGTTCGGCGCTTCCGGGCGCAACGGTGGCTGGCTGACCGGCGGTTTCGCCTGGCACCATGACAGATATGTGACGGGCGGCGCCACCGCCGCGCAGGTGCGCGCCATGGTCGCCGCAATGGGCGGCACCGTGGACGAGGTGATCGACGTCGCCGAGGCCGAGGGAATTGACGCGGACATCCGTCGCACGGACGAGCTGATGGTGGCCGTCAGCCCTGCCCAAGCGGTGCGCCTGCAGGCAGAGGTCGCGCATCGGCAGTCCTGGGGCGAGGACCGTGTGACCGCGATCGGTTCCCGCGAGACGGCGGCGCGCGTGAACATCCCCGGTGCGCTTGGTGCCATGGTAGTGGGTGGCGTGGCACGGGTTCAACCCGCCAAACTGGTGCGCGGTCTGGCGGCCGCGGTGGAGCGTCGCGGCATCCGCATCGCCGAAGGCACGGCCGCCCTGTCCATCCGGCCGGGACGGGTCGAGACCGACCGGGGCACGGTGACGGCGCGTGTCATCCTGCGCGCGACCGAAGGGTTCACCGCCGGGCTGCCCGGCTGCCGTCGCGACTGGTTGCCGCTGAATTCCGCGCAGATCGTGACCGATCCCCTGCCGCCCGAGGTCTGGGCGCAGATCGGGTGGCAGGGTAACGAGATCCTTGGGGATTTCGCCAATGCCTATTGCTACTGCCAGCGCACGCGCGAAGGGCGGATCACCGTCGGCGGGCGCGGCGTGCCCTATCGGTTCGGTTCGGCCACCGACACCGGCGGCGCCCCCGACGATGAAACCGTTCGGCGCCTGGTACGGATTCTGCGTCGGCACTTTCCCGCGGCACGGGATGTGGGCGTGGCCCATGCCTGGTGCGGCGTGCTGGCCGTCCCGCGCGACTGGTGCGCGACCGTCGGCTTCGACCCGGCCACCGGGCTGGGCTGGGCGGGCGGTTATGTCGGCGTCGGCGTGTCCACCTCGAACCTGGCGGGGCGGACGCTCGCCGATCTGGCGGTCGGGGCGGACACGGCACTGACCCGCCTGCCCTGGGTCAACCATCGCGTGCGGCGATGGGAGCCGGAACCGCTGCGATGGCTTGGGGTGCGGGGGATGTATGCGCTGCTGAACGCGGCGGATCGCCGCGAGATGCGGCCGGGCGCGACACGGCCCTCGCGGCTCGGCGCGCTTGGCAACTGGATCACGGGACGGTGA
- a CDS encoding cobalamin biosynthesis protein CbiX gives MPAALIVAHGSPADPGPQEDALIDLAARVSARLPGWGVRGATLAAEGALERALADLDRPLIYPFFMAEGWFTRTALPRRLREAGHGTLARLPAFGVAPELPAIAARAAIDGAQMHGLVPQETTLLIAAHGSQVSRASAEGARAIAALLGHMAPFRRVLTGFIEEPPHLFDVARGLGTAICLPFFALRAGHVAEDVPDALEQAGFRGPLLPAVGEHPEVPRIIAAGLARGPA, from the coding sequence ATGCCTGCTGCCCTGATCGTTGCCCATGGTTCGCCCGCAGATCCCGGGCCCCAGGAGGACGCATTGATCGACCTTGCCGCGCGCGTCTCGGCGCGACTGCCCGGCTGGGGTGTCAGGGGCGCAACCCTTGCCGCCGAGGGCGCGCTCGAGCGGGCGCTTGCAGACCTCGACAGGCCGCTGATCTATCCCTTCTTCATGGCCGAGGGCTGGTTCACCCGCACCGCCCTGCCCCGTCGTCTGCGCGAAGCGGGCCATGGCACGCTCGCCCGTCTTCCGGCCTTCGGCGTGGCACCGGAACTGCCTGCAATCGCGGCCCGCGCGGCCATCGATGGCGCGCAGATGCACGGCCTTGTTCCACAGGAAACGACACTGCTGATCGCGGCACATGGCAGCCAAGTCTCGCGCGCTTCGGCCGAAGGCGCCCGGGCGATCGCGGCACTTCTGGGTCATATGGCGCCCTTCCGCCGGGTGCTGACCGGGTTCATCGAGGAACCGCCACACCTGTTCGATGTCGCCCGCGGTCTGGGCACCGCGATCTGCCTGCCGTTCTTTGCCCTGCGTGCCGGGCATGTCGCCGAGGACGTGCCGGATGCGCTGGAACAGGCGGGGTTCCGCGGGCCGCTCCTGCCGGCCGTGGGCGAGCATCCCGAGGTTCCCCGGATCATCGCCGCAGGTCTGGCGCGGGGTCCGGCCTAG
- a CDS encoding protein-L-isoaspartate O-methyltransferase translates to MADFVTRRRMMVDTQVRPSDVTKFPIIDAMLAVPREAFVPDDRREAAYMGENLPLASGRVILEPRTLAKMLDALDLQPGDLVLDVGTGLGYSAAVVARMTEAVVAVEEDEAMAADAQRRLSDQGADNVVVVQGPLAGGVPKHAPYDAILVQGGVEVLPGAIAEQLRDGGRIACLFVEGRLGTVRIGVKQGDVIAWRHAFNALAPVLPGFAKAREFTL, encoded by the coding sequence ATGGCCGATTTCGTTACGCGCCGCAGGATGATGGTCGATACCCAGGTGCGCCCGTCCGACGTGACCAAGTTTCCGATCATCGACGCGATGCTGGCCGTGCCGCGGGAGGCCTTCGTGCCCGATGACCGGCGTGAGGCCGCCTACATGGGCGAGAATCTGCCGCTGGCTTCGGGTCGGGTGATCCTTGAGCCGCGGACGCTGGCCAAGATGCTCGACGCGCTGGACCTGCAGCCCGGCGATCTTGTGCTCGATGTCGGAACGGGGCTGGGCTATTCGGCCGCCGTGGTGGCGCGGATGACCGAGGCGGTGGTCGCGGTCGAGGAGGACGAGGCGATGGCGGCAGATGCGCAGCGCCGCCTGTCCGACCAGGGCGCCGACAATGTCGTCGTCGTGCAGGGACCTCTGGCCGGGGGGGTGCCGAAGCACGCGCCCTATGATGCGATTCTCGTTCAGGGCGGGGTCGAGGTGCTGCCCGGCGCGATCGCCGAACAGTTGCGTGACGGCGGCCGCATCGCCTGCCTTTTCGTCGAGGGACGGCTGGGCACGGTGCGCATCGGGGTGAAGCAGGGCGATGTGATCGCGTGGCGGCACGCATTCAACGCGCTCGCCCCGGTATTGCCGGGTTTCGCGAAAGCGCGGGAGTTCACGCTTTGA
- a CDS encoding HlyC/CorC family transporter yields MLDAAFWFTTVAIIALLFLSAFFSGSETALTAASRAKLKAQADKGSRGAEVALNIKEDNERLIGALLLGNNVVNILSAALATALLTRLFGEGGVALATLIMTALVLIFSEVLPKTYAITHPEPTATFVAPVVRVIVAVFSPVVSVVRGLVRGILWVFGMRTDPDGAMLALREEIAGAIQLGHSEGAVQKEDRDRLLGALDLSERTVEEVMRHRRQIEMIDADRAPGDIISQVLASPHTRLPVYRGSDENILGVVHAKDLLREVDRLVRGDEGNIAQLDALDVLKVAMKPYFVPETTPLDDQMRQFLKRRTHFALVVDEYGTLRGLITLEDILEEIVGDIADEFDVVEKEPVLKPTEAGDYIVDGATTIRDLNRMMDWNLPDDEANTVAGLVIHEAQTIPKAGQVFSFHGFRFEVAARQENRLTRLKIRPL; encoded by the coding sequence ATGCTCGACGCCGCCTTCTGGTTCACCACGGTGGCGATCATCGCCCTGCTGTTCCTTTCGGCCTTCTTCTCGGGCTCCGAAACGGCGCTGACCGCCGCGTCCCGGGCCAAGCTGAAGGCGCAGGCCGACAAGGGATCGCGCGGGGCCGAGGTTGCGCTGAACATAAAGGAGGACAACGAACGCCTGATCGGGGCCCTGCTGCTGGGGAACAACGTGGTCAACATCCTGTCGGCCGCGCTGGCCACGGCGCTGCTGACGCGGCTGTTCGGCGAGGGGGGGGTGGCGCTGGCCACGCTGATCATGACGGCGCTTGTCCTGATCTTTTCCGAGGTGCTGCCCAAGACCTATGCGATCACCCACCCCGAGCCGACCGCCACCTTCGTGGCACCGGTGGTGCGTGTCATCGTGGCGGTGTTCTCGCCCGTGGTCTCGGTGGTGCGCGGGCTGGTGCGCGGCATCCTGTGGGTGTTCGGCATGCGCACCGATCCGGATGGCGCCATGCTGGCACTGCGCGAGGAAATCGCGGGCGCGATCCAGCTTGGCCATTCCGAGGGGGCCGTGCAGAAGGAAGACCGCGATCGCCTGCTCGGCGCGCTCGATCTCAGCGAACGCACGGTCGAGGAGGTGATGCGCCACCGCCGCCAGATCGAGATGATCGACGCCGACCGCGCCCCCGGAGATATCATTAGCCAGGTCCTTGCAAGCCCGCATACCCGCCTGCCCGTCTATCGCGGATCGGACGAGAACATCCTCGGTGTCGTGCATGCCAAGGATCTGCTGCGCGAGGTGGACCGGCTGGTGCGCGGGGATGAGGGCAACATTGCGCAGCTTGACGCGCTCGACGTGCTCAAGGTCGCGATGAAACCCTATTTCGTGCCAGAGACAACGCCGCTCGACGATCAGATGCGCCAGTTCCTGAAACGGCGCACGCATTTCGCCCTGGTGGTGGACGAATACGGCACGCTGCGCGGCCTGATCACGCTCGAGGACATTCTTGAAGAGATCGTGGGCGACATCGCCGACGAATTCGACGTGGTCGAGAAGGAACCGGTGCTGAAACCCACCGAGGCGGGTGACTACATCGTGGACGGTGCGACCACGATCCGCGACCTGAACCGGATGATGGACTGGAACCTGCCCGACGACGAGGCGAATACCGTTGCGGGCCTGGTGATCCACGAGGCGCAGACCATTCCCAAGGCCGGGCAGGTCTTTTCCTTCCACGGGTTCCGCTTCGAGGTCGCCGCCCGGCAGGAGAACCGCCTGACACGATTGAAGATCCGCCCGCTCTGA
- a CDS encoding tyrosine recombinase, translated as MTDAPLHPEAARWISTFLDAQAADHDAARNTRLAYGRDLADFALWLDRHGKTFAEAARGDVEAYLVFCDAQGLARATRARRLSSIRQLYRFAVEEGWRDDDPALRLKGPGRAARLPRTLSREEVGALLPAAVALGRDATERARNRALFELIYATGMRVSELVELPVAAARGDPAMILVRGKGGKERMVPLSAPARAALVDWLSHRDAAEEVARKAGRSPSRHLFPGRGKEGHLTRQQFFVLAKQAARAAGIEPERVTPHVLRHAFATHLLAGGADLRVIQTFLGHADLATTEIYTHVLDDHLKTLVFDHHPLSKTPRSD; from the coding sequence ATGACCGATGCCCCGCTTCACCCCGAAGCCGCGCGCTGGATCTCTACCTTTCTCGACGCCCAGGCGGCCGACCACGACGCCGCGCGCAACACCCGCCTTGCCTATGGCCGCGACCTGGCCGACTTCGCGTTGTGGCTGGATCGCCATGGCAAGACCTTCGCCGAGGCCGCGCGGGGGGATGTCGAGGCGTATCTGGTCTTCTGCGATGCGCAAGGCCTGGCGCGTGCCACGCGGGCACGGCGCCTGTCGTCCATACGCCAATTGTACCGCTTTGCCGTCGAGGAGGGCTGGCGCGACGATGATCCGGCCCTGCGACTCAAGGGTCCGGGGCGCGCGGCGCGCCTGCCCAGAACGCTGAGTCGCGAGGAGGTCGGGGCACTCCTTCCTGCGGCCGTTGCCCTTGGGCGCGACGCGACGGAACGCGCCCGCAACCGCGCGCTGTTCGAGTTGATCTATGCGACGGGCATGCGGGTGTCGGAACTGGTCGAGTTGCCGGTTGCCGCCGCACGCGGCGATCCGGCGATGATCCTCGTGCGCGGCAAGGGCGGCAAGGAACGAATGGTGCCACTGTCCGCCCCGGCACGGGCGGCGCTGGTGGACTGGCTGAGCCACCGCGACGCCGCGGAAGAGGTCGCGCGCAAGGCGGGCCGGTCACCCTCGCGCCACCTGTTCCCCGGCCGCGGAAAGGAGGGGCACCTGACGCGGCAACAGTTCTTCGTCCTGGCAAAGCAGGCCGCACGGGCCGCGGGCATCGAGCCCGAGCGGGTCACCCCCCATGTCCTGCGACATGCCTTTGCGACGCATCTGCTGGCCGGTGGTGCAGATCTTCGGGTCATCCAGACATTCCTTGGCCATGCCGACCTCGCCACGACCGAAATCTATACCCATGTACTTGACGACCACCTGAAGACACTTGTCTTCGATCACCATCCTCTCTCAAAGACCCCGCGCAGCGACTGA
- the aroB gene encoding 3-dehydroquinate synthase, with protein sequence MTETVRVELGARSYDVRIGAGLLAQAGAAVGPLLARRRVAVITDETVAALHLPALSAAMESAGIAVSALMLPPGEATKGWPHLERAVEWLLEQRIERRDMVIALGGGVIGDLAGFAAAILRRGVRFVQVPTSLLAQVDSSVGGKTGINTAQGKNLVGAFHQPSLVLCDTTLLDTLPAREFLSGYGEVVKYGLLGDAAFFDWLEAAGPRLAAGEAAARVHAVTTSVRMKAGIVSRDETEEGERALLNLGHTFCHALEKATGYSDRLLHGEGVAIGCALAFDLSARLGLCAQEAPSRVRAHLAAMGMRARLADIPGDLPPAEALLSLMGQDKKVVDGRLRFILARGIGQAFVADDVPAGAVIECLRNG encoded by the coding sequence ATGACCGAAACGGTGCGCGTGGAACTCGGGGCGCGGTCCTATGACGTGCGGATCGGCGCGGGGCTGCTGGCGCAGGCCGGGGCTGCCGTCGGCCCGCTGCTGGCGCGGCGCCGGGTTGCGGTGATCACCGACGAGACGGTCGCGGCGCTGCACCTGCCGGCGCTGAGCGCGGCGATGGAGTCGGCGGGCATCGCGGTGTCCGCCCTGATGCTGCCGCCCGGCGAGGCGACGAAGGGCTGGCCGCATCTCGAGCGCGCCGTCGAATGGCTGCTGGAGCAACGGATCGAGCGGCGCGACATGGTGATTGCGCTGGGCGGCGGCGTGATCGGCGATCTGGCGGGGTTCGCCGCCGCGATCCTGCGGCGCGGCGTGCGCTTCGTGCAGGTGCCGACCTCGCTGCTGGCGCAGGTCGACAGTTCGGTCGGCGGCAAGACGGGCATCAACACCGCACAGGGCAAGAACCTCGTCGGGGCATTCCACCAGCCTTCGCTGGTGCTGTGCGACACCACGCTGCTGGATACGCTGCCCGCGCGGGAGTTCCTGTCAGGCTATGGCGAGGTGGTGAAGTATGGCCTTCTGGGCGATGCGGCCTTCTTCGACTGGCTCGAGGCCGCGGGGCCGCGGCTGGCGGCGGGCGAGGCGGCCGCACGGGTGCATGCCGTAACCACGTCGGTCCGGATGAAGGCGGGGATCGTTTCGCGGGACGAGACCGAAGAGGGTGAGCGGGCGCTGCTGAACCTTGGCCACACGTTCTGTCATGCGCTGGAAAAGGCCACCGGATACTCCGACCGCCTGCTGCATGGCGAGGGCGTGGCCATCGGATGCGCGCTGGCCTTCGACCTGTCGGCGCGGCTGGGCCTTTGCGCGCAGGAAGCCCCCAGCCGCGTGCGGGCGCATCTGGCCGCAATGGGCATGCGCGCGCGGCTGGCCGACATTCCGGGCGATCTGCCCCCGGCCGAGGCGCTCTTGTCGCTGATGGGGCAGGACAAGAAGGTCGTCGACGGCCGCTTGCGCTTCATTCTGGCGCGGGGGATCGGCCAGGCGTTCGTGGCCGATGATGTTCCAGCCGGGGCCGTGATCGAATGCCTCAGGAATGGATAA